CGGGTCTGTTTCTTCAGAGAATATTGCTCAGATAAGTGGAGTTGATATTGCTGTTTTCGAAGCGTATAATTTGGATAAAGCCGAAAATGGACATTCGTCAGTTAAACAGTGTTTAGAATTTGCAATTAATGCAAAAATAAAACAGGTTGCACTTGTGCACCTTAATAGGTTTGTGCGAACTTATCATCTGGACGAAATTTTAGAGCTTATAAAAGAGGTAGAAGCTGTAAATATATTACTTCCTGAGGAAGGGCATTTATTGCATTTTTCAGGCAATTAGTAGTCGACTTCTATGACTCTAAAAGTGAGGAACTAAGTGGCATCTAACTATGACCATACTGTTCGAGAATATTTTGAAGATCGTTCAGGGCATACAATCCTTTTAAGTGATGAGCCCTCTTTCTATAAGTTTCTCAGAGGAACACTATATAAAATTCTGGCTATTCGCAGGGATTGTTTAAGCTATTTTCAAGACCAATCTGGAGCCATGAGCGAGATTCAAGATAAGACAGGAGAAGGTTTTCCGGTTCTTATTTTTGTTGAACGACTTTTAAAGGGAAAATCTTCAGCAGATTTTGTCCAAAATACCCGTCAGCTTTTTCCAAATGTTAAAATTATTATCTTAACCGGTGAAACCAGCGAAGATGAATTAATTTTTCTGCACGAGATCGGCGCGAATAATATTATTACTAAACCCGTTTCCGTAGACAGTCTTGTGCAGAAGCTTGCTTTTACAATTAAACCGCAAGGTAAGTTAAATCAGCTGGTCCAGGTTGGTAAGGAATTATTGCGAAAAGGTGAACTTGAGAAAGTGATGCACGTTAGTGCTAAGATTCTTGAAATTAAACCTGACAGCCCTGCCGCGTTGATGTTGCTCGGAGATGCCTTGAGTGGGCTGGGCAGGAGGAAAGAGGCTCTTAAAGCTTTTATGAAAGCTCACGAACAGTCTACAGTTTTTATGGAGCCGATTAAAAAGTTGGCTGAGTTCTATAAAGATAGTGATAGTGAACAATATTTATTGTACTTAAAAAAACTTGATAAAATAAGTCCCCTTAATACCGAACGAAAGTGCGAAATAGGGCGTGTGCATTTAGAGCGTGAAGAACTTGAAACGGCAGAAGACTTTTTTGATCAAGCAGTAAAGAGTTCGATAAGAGAGGCTCATAGTTACATTTCACAGGTTATGAGTGGTATTGCCGAATCATTGATAGACGTTTCTCCTTCAATGGCTGAAAAATATTATAGTAAGCTTCTTTTAGTAAAAGCAGGCAATCTTACCGCTGAG
The genomic region above belongs to Desulfovibrio sp. UCD-KL4C and contains:
- a CDS encoding tetratricopeptide repeat protein, whose protein sequence is MASNYDHTVREYFEDRSGHTILLSDEPSFYKFLRGTLYKILAIRRDCLSYFQDQSGAMSEIQDKTGEGFPVLIFVERLLKGKSSADFVQNTRQLFPNVKIIILTGETSEDELIFLHEIGANNIITKPVSVDSLVQKLAFTIKPQGKLNQLVQVGKELLRKGELEKVMHVSAKILEIKPDSPAALMLLGDALSGLGRRKEALKAFMKAHEQSTVFMEPIKKLAEFYKDSDSEQYLLYLKKLDKISPLNTERKCEIGRVHLEREELETAEDFFDQAVKSSIREAHSYISQVMSGIAESLIDVSPSMAEKYYSKLLLVKAGNLTAEDLETYNRLGIAMRKQGKWEMAVANYKEALKVAPNEAGLYYNIGLAYTDGKEYAKCAQSFSKALKSDQEIHKTSSSVARNIANVFLKVGMTAEAKSLIEDSLVVFSDDSKLKALQKKVAN